A single window of Streptomyces aquilus DNA harbors:
- a CDS encoding ATP-binding protein — translation MSVTVEPMPVETGETTPAQALRPHAEDAFAAELAALAAQDERPRPARWKLSPWAVATYLLGGTLPDGTVITPKYVGPRRIVEVAVTTLATDRALLLLGVPGTAKTWVSEHLAAAVSGDSTLLVQGTAGTPEEAIRYGWNYAQLLANGPSRDALVPSPVMRAMAEGMTARVEELTRIPADVQDTLITILSEKTLPIPELGEEVQAVRGFNLIATANDRDRGVNDLSSALRRRFNTVVLPLPESVEAEVDIVSRRVDQLGRSLDLPAVPEGIDEIRRVVTVFRELRDGVTADGRTKVKSPSGTLSTAEAISVVTNGLALAAHFGDGVLRAGDVAAGILGAVVRDPAADRVVWQEYLEAVVRERDGWTDFYRACREVSA, via the coding sequence TTGAGCCGATGCCCGTGGAAACAGGGGAGACGACACCTGCGCAGGCGTTGCGACCGCATGCCGAGGACGCCTTCGCCGCCGAACTCGCGGCGCTGGCCGCCCAGGACGAGCGCCCGCGCCCGGCCCGCTGGAAGCTGTCGCCGTGGGCGGTGGCGACGTACCTGCTCGGCGGCACCCTGCCCGACGGCACCGTGATCACCCCGAAGTACGTGGGTCCGCGCCGCATCGTCGAGGTCGCCGTCACCACGCTCGCCACCGACCGCGCCCTGCTCCTGCTCGGCGTGCCCGGCACCGCGAAGACGTGGGTCTCCGAGCACCTGGCCGCCGCGGTCAGCGGCGACTCGACCCTGCTCGTGCAGGGCACGGCCGGCACGCCGGAGGAGGCGATCCGATACGGCTGGAACTACGCGCAGTTGTTGGCGAACGGCCCGAGCCGTGACGCGCTGGTGCCCAGCCCCGTCATGCGGGCCATGGCGGAGGGGATGACGGCGCGGGTGGAGGAGCTGACCCGCATCCCCGCCGACGTCCAGGACACGCTCATCACGATCCTGTCCGAGAAGACCCTGCCGATACCGGAGTTGGGTGAGGAGGTGCAGGCCGTCCGCGGCTTCAACCTCATTGCCACGGCCAACGACCGCGACCGCGGGGTCAACGACCTCTCCAGTGCCCTGCGCCGCCGCTTCAACACGGTGGTGCTGCCGCTCCCGGAGAGCGTCGAGGCCGAGGTCGACATCGTCTCGCGGCGCGTCGACCAGCTCGGCCGCTCGCTCGACCTGCCCGCCGTACCGGAGGGGATCGACGAGATCCGCCGCGTGGTGACGGTCTTCCGGGAGCTGCGCGACGGGGTCACGGCCGACGGCCGTACGAAGGTCAAGTCGCCCAGCGGCACGCTGTCGACGGCGGAGGCCATCTCCGTCGTCACCAACGGCCTCGCCCTGGCCGCCCACTTCGGCGACGGCGTGCTGCGCGCCGGTGACGTGGCCGCGGGCATCCTCGGCGCCGTCGTCCGCGATCCGGCGGCCGACCGGGTCGTCTGGCAGGAGTACCTGGAAGCGGTCGTGCGCGAGCGCGACGGCTGGACGGACTTCTACCGCGCGTGCCGCGAGGTGAGCGCGTGA
- a CDS encoding DUF5682 family protein, which produces MSGSDGGEVGATGGEPLLLGVRHHGPGSARAVRAALDAARPRVVLIEGPPEADALIPLAADADMRPPVALLGHAVDEPGRSAFWPLAEFSPEWVALRWALEQDVPARFIDLPATHSLAWGRDTGADEADEAEADAAEAAEAETDTGDGSDGSEGIEEADGAGRIDVRVDPLAVLAETAGYDDPERWWEDVVEHRGGGTGDVFGPFLALEEAMGALRETYGHGGHDKDLVREAYMRLQVRAAQREFRAGVAVVCGAWHVPALRRKASVAADRALLKGLPKVKADMTWVPWTHRRLSRVSGYGAGIDSPGWYGHLFAAPDRPIERWMTKVAGLLRKEDRLVSSAHVIEAVRLAETLAAMRGRPLAGLSETTDAVRAVMCEGSDVPLSLVHDRLVVGDVLGEVPQGAPAVPLQRDLDRAQRRLRLKPEALERELELDLRKEIDAGRSRLLHRLRLLGVAWGEPVASRGSTGTFRETWRLRWEPELAVRVAEAGVWGTTVLAAATAKAEADAVGAPSLADVTALAERCLLAELPDALPVVMQVLADRAALDADVGHLAQALPALVRSLRYGDVRGTDTHALTEVAEGLAERIFVGLPPACAGLDADAAEQIRRHVDAVHGAVGLLGDAAVAAGPAVASPATASPAAASPAMDGTERGAPPLRVRWHSVLRVLCGRESVPGVIRGRAVRLLLDDGELGQDEAARLMGLVLSPGTPPADAAAWIEGFVGGGAGGGMLLVHDERLLGLVDAWLTGVPADAFTDVLPLLRRSFSAYEAGVRRTLGELVRRGPGERAGGGPIGSGAGLPGFATGLDTARADAVLPVVRLLLGLDGVPGHRDADDNDLAGVGG; this is translated from the coding sequence GTGAGCGGCAGTGACGGGGGTGAGGTCGGGGCGACCGGCGGGGAGCCGTTGTTGCTCGGCGTACGGCATCACGGGCCCGGGTCGGCCCGCGCGGTACGGGCGGCGCTGGACGCGGCCCGGCCGCGGGTCGTCCTGATCGAGGGCCCGCCCGAGGCCGACGCCCTGATCCCGCTGGCCGCCGACGCGGACATGCGGCCGCCGGTCGCCCTCCTGGGCCACGCGGTGGACGAGCCCGGCCGGTCGGCGTTCTGGCCGCTGGCCGAGTTCTCCCCGGAGTGGGTGGCGCTGCGATGGGCGCTTGAGCAGGACGTCCCGGCCCGCTTCATCGACTTGCCGGCGACGCACTCGCTGGCGTGGGGGAGGGACACGGGGGCCGACGAGGCGGACGAGGCCGAGGCGGACGCGGCCGAGGCGGCCGAGGCGGAGACCGACACAGGCGACGGGTCCGACGGGAGTGAGGGGATCGAGGAGGCTGACGGTGCCGGTCGGATCGACGTCCGGGTCGATCCTCTCGCCGTGCTCGCCGAGACGGCCGGTTACGACGATCCCGAGCGCTGGTGGGAGGACGTCGTCGAGCATCGGGGCGGCGGCACCGGGGACGTGTTCGGGCCGTTCCTCGCCCTGGAGGAGGCGATGGGGGCGCTGCGGGAGACGTACGGGCACGGGGGGCACGACAAGGATCTCGTGCGGGAGGCGTACATGCGGCTCCAAGTGCGGGCGGCGCAGCGTGAGTTCCGAGCGGGGGTGGCCGTCGTGTGCGGGGCGTGGCATGTGCCCGCGCTGCGGCGGAAGGCGTCCGTGGCCGCCGACCGGGCCCTGCTCAAGGGTCTGCCGAAGGTCAAGGCGGACATGACGTGGGTGCCGTGGACGCACCGCAGGCTGTCCCGGGTCAGCGGCTACGGGGCGGGGATCGACTCACCGGGGTGGTACGGGCATCTGTTCGCGGCGCCGGACCGGCCGATCGAGCGGTGGATGACCAAGGTGGCGGGGCTGCTGCGGAAGGAGGACCGGCTCGTCTCCTCGGCGCATGTCATCGAGGCGGTGCGGCTGGCGGAGACGCTCGCGGCGATGCGCGGGCGCCCGCTGGCGGGGCTGAGCGAGACCACCGACGCGGTGCGGGCGGTGATGTGCGAGGGCTCGGACGTACCGCTGTCGCTGGTGCACGACCGGCTCGTGGTCGGGGACGTGCTCGGCGAGGTGCCGCAGGGGGCGCCCGCGGTGCCGTTGCAGCGGGACCTCGACCGGGCACAGCGCAGGCTGCGGCTCAAACCGGAGGCGCTGGAGCGGGAGTTGGAGCTCGATCTGCGCAAGGAGATCGACGCCGGCCGCAGCAGACTGCTGCACCGGCTGCGGCTGCTGGGCGTGGCATGGGGCGAGCCGGTGGCGTCGCGGGGGAGCACGGGCACGTTCCGGGAGACGTGGCGGTTGCGCTGGGAGCCGGAGCTGGCGGTGCGGGTCGCCGAGGCGGGCGTGTGGGGGACGACGGTGCTCGCGGCGGCGACGGCCAAGGCCGAGGCGGACGCCGTCGGCGCGCCGAGCCTCGCCGACGTCACCGCGCTCGCCGAGCGCTGTCTGCTGGCCGAACTCCCCGACGCCCTCCCGGTGGTGATGCAGGTCCTCGCCGACCGCGCGGCCCTGGACGCGGACGTCGGCCACCTGGCCCAGGCCCTGCCCGCGCTGGTCCGCTCCCTGCGGTACGGCGACGTCCGCGGCACCGACACCCACGCCCTCACAGAGGTCGCGGAGGGTCTCGCCGAACGGATCTTCGTCGGCCTTCCCCCGGCCTGCGCCGGACTCGACGCGGACGCCGCGGAGCAGATACGGCGCCATGTGGACGCGGTACATGGGGCGGTGGGGTTGCTGGGGGACGCGGCCGTGGCGGCCGGTCCTGCGGTGGCCAGTCCTGCGACTGCCAGTCCTGCGGCGGCCAGTCCTGCGATGGACGGGACGGAGAGGGGCGCACCTCCCCTGCGGGTCCGCTGGCACTCCGTGCTGCGGGTGCTGTGCGGGCGGGAGAGCGTGCCCGGCGTCATTCGGGGACGGGCCGTGCGGTTGCTGCTCGACGACGGGGAGTTGGGGCAGGACGAGGCCGCGCGGCTCATGGGGCTCGTGCTGTCGCCGGGGACACCGCCGGCGGACGCGGCGGCCTGGATCGAGGGCTTCGTGGGCGGGGGCGCCGGGGGCGGGATGCTGCTGGTGCACGACGAGCGGCTGCTCGGGCTGGTCGACGCCTGGCTGACCGGGGTACCGGCGGACGCCTTCACGGATGTGCTGCCGCTGCTGCGCAGGTCGTTCTCGGCGTACGAGGCGGGGGTCCGGCGCACGCTCGGCGAACTGGTCCGGCGGGGACCGGGCGAGAGGGCCGGAGGTGGGCCGATCGGCAGCGGCGCCGGCCTGCCCGGCTTCGCGACCGGCCTCGACACCGCGCGGGCGGACGCGGTACTGCCGGTGGTGCGGCTGCTGCTGGGGCTGGACGGCGTACCTGGTCATCGGGACGCCGACGACAACGACCTTGCGGGGGTGGGGGGATGA
- a CDS encoding VWA domain-containing protein, with the protein MSGDVLDPAQERLRRWRMVLGGDAADGTGCVLGGRDAAMDGALAALYGKGDRQGQQSGRDRSAGLGASAPSVARWLGDIRTYFPSSVVQVMQRDAIDRLGLATLLLEPEMLEAVEADVHLVGTLLSLNKAMPETTKETARAVVRKVVEDLEKRLATRTRATLTGALDRSARVSRPRHQDIDWNRTIAANLKHYLPQYRTIVPERLIGYGRASQSVKKEVVLCIDQSGSMAASVVYASVFGAVLASMRSINTRLVVFDTAVVDLTDQLDDPVDVLFGTQLGGGTDINRALAYCQSQITRPAETVVVLISDLYEGGIRDEMLKRVAAMKASGVQFVTLLALSDEGAPAYDREHAAALAALGAPAFACTPDLFPEVMAAAIEKRPIPVPEG; encoded by the coding sequence ATGAGCGGCGACGTGCTGGATCCGGCGCAGGAGCGGTTGCGGCGTTGGCGGATGGTGCTCGGTGGGGACGCGGCGGACGGGACCGGGTGTGTGCTCGGCGGGCGGGACGCGGCGATGGACGGCGCGTTGGCCGCGCTGTACGGGAAGGGGGACCGGCAGGGGCAGCAGTCGGGGCGGGACCGTTCCGCGGGGCTGGGGGCCTCCGCGCCCTCCGTGGCGCGCTGGCTCGGCGACATCCGGACGTACTTCCCGTCCTCGGTGGTCCAGGTGATGCAGCGCGACGCCATCGACCGACTGGGCCTCGCCACGCTGCTGCTGGAGCCGGAGATGCTGGAGGCGGTGGAGGCCGACGTCCATCTGGTCGGCACGCTGCTCTCGCTCAACAAGGCGATGCCGGAGACGACGAAGGAGACGGCACGGGCGGTCGTGCGCAAGGTCGTCGAGGACCTCGAGAAGCGGCTCGCCACCCGGACCAGGGCGACCCTCACCGGCGCCCTCGACCGCAGCGCCCGGGTCAGCCGGCCCCGGCACCAGGACATCGACTGGAACCGCACGATCGCGGCCAACCTCAAGCACTATCTGCCGCAGTACCGGACGATCGTGCCCGAGCGGCTCATCGGCTACGGACGGGCCTCGCAGTCGGTGAAGAAGGAGGTCGTCCTGTGCATCGACCAGTCGGGGTCGATGGCGGCGTCGGTCGTGTACGCGTCCGTGTTCGGGGCGGTGCTCGCCTCCATGCGGTCGATCAACACCCGGCTCGTCGTCTTCGACACGGCGGTCGTCGACCTCACCGACCAGCTCGACGACCCGGTCGACGTCCTCTTCGGCACCCAGCTCGGCGGCGGCACGGACATCAACCGGGCGCTCGCGTACTGCCAGTCGCAGATCACCCGGCCCGCGGAGACGGTGGTCGTGCTGATCAGCGATCTGTACGAGGGCGGCATACGCGACGAGATGCTCAAGCGGGTCGCGGCGATGAAGGCGTCCGGCGTGCAGTTCGTGACACTGCTCGCGCTGTCCGACGAGGGGGCGCCGGCCTATGACCGGGAGCACGCGGCCGCGCTCGCCGCGCTGGGCGCACCGGCCTTCGCCTGTACGCCGGACCTGTTCCCTGAGGTGATGGCGGCGGCGATCGAGAAGCGGCCGATTCCGGTGCCGGAAGGGTGA
- the sucC gene encoding ADP-forming succinate--CoA ligase subunit beta encodes MDLFEYQARDLFAKHDVPVLAGEVIDTPEAARAATERLGGKSVVKAQVKVGGRGKAGGVKLAATADEAVEHATNILGMDIKGHTVHKVMIAETAPEIVEEYYVSFLLDRANRTFLSIASVEGGMEIEEVAATRPEAVAKTPIDANVGVTPEVARQIVEAAKFPAEVADKVVNVLVKLWDTFIKEDALLVEVNPLAKVASGDVIALDGKVSLDENAEFRQPEHEALQDKDAANPLEAAAKEKNLNYVKLDGEVGIIGNGAGLVMSTLDVVAYAGENHGGVKPANFLDIGGGASAAVMANGLEIILGDPDVKSVFVNVFGGITACDEVANGIVQALQLLADKGEEVTKPLVVRLDGNNAELGRKILSDANHPLVQRVDTMDGAADKAAELAAAK; translated from the coding sequence GTGGACCTGTTCGAGTACCAGGCGAGGGACCTCTTCGCCAAGCACGATGTACCGGTGCTGGCCGGTGAAGTCATCGACACGCCTGAGGCGGCCCGCGCAGCCACCGAGCGTCTCGGTGGCAAGTCCGTCGTCAAGGCGCAGGTGAAGGTCGGCGGCCGTGGCAAGGCCGGTGGCGTCAAGCTCGCCGCCACCGCCGACGAGGCGGTCGAGCACGCGACCAACATCCTCGGCATGGACATCAAGGGCCACACGGTCCACAAGGTGATGATCGCCGAGACGGCCCCCGAGATCGTGGAGGAGTACTACGTCTCCTTCCTCCTCGACCGTGCCAACCGCACCTTCCTCTCCATCGCGTCCGTCGAGGGCGGCATGGAGATCGAGGAGGTGGCGGCCACCCGTCCGGAGGCCGTCGCCAAGACGCCGATCGACGCCAACGTGGGTGTGACCCCCGAGGTCGCGCGCCAGATCGTCGAGGCCGCGAAGTTCCCGGCCGAGGTCGCCGACAAGGTCGTGAACGTCCTCGTCAAGCTGTGGGACACCTTCATCAAGGAGGACGCCCTCCTGGTCGAGGTCAACCCGCTGGCGAAGGTCGCCTCCGGCGACGTCATCGCCCTCGACGGCAAGGTCTCCCTGGACGAGAACGCCGAGTTCCGTCAGCCGGAGCACGAGGCCCTCCAGGACAAGGACGCGGCCAACCCGCTCGAGGCCGCCGCCAAGGAGAAGAACCTCAACTACGTCAAGCTCGACGGCGAGGTCGGCATCATCGGTAACGGTGCCGGTCTGGTCATGTCGACGCTGGACGTCGTCGCGTACGCCGGTGAGAACCACGGTGGCGTGAAGCCGGCCAACTTCCTCGACATCGGTGGTGGCGCCTCCGCCGCCGTCATGGCGAACGGCCTGGAGATCATCCTCGGCGACCCCGACGTCAAGTCGGTCTTCGTCAACGTCTTCGGTGGCATCACCGCCTGTGACGAGGTCGCCAACGGCATCGTCCAGGCGCTCCAGCTGCTCGCGGACAAGGGCGAGGAAGTCACCAAGCCCCTCGTCGTCCGCCTGGACGGCAACAACGCCGAGCTGGGTCGCAAGATCCTCTCCGACGCCAACCACCCGCTGGTCCAGCGCGTGGACACCATGGACGGCGCGGCCGACAAGGCCGCCGAGCTCGCGGCTGCGAAGTAA